In Sphaeramia orbicularis chromosome 12, fSphaOr1.1, whole genome shotgun sequence, the following proteins share a genomic window:
- the LOC115430775 gene encoding KN motif and ankyrin repeat domain-containing protein 1-like encodes MAQGSFVLRNMPGQNAEDGLPKYLDSDYSFQSNLDYLKCVESLQTSTTIKRLSLKRRPRVALNNVEPTLSDASSSQWHSAESLLSSSDDSRLLAVSSTRGRPPLPPSHGSSLDNKACRIEGPTTSHMESKPQPPARSHILQKQSSLDEKNIVETHRYLQQEAMSQPPPQPLPRRRLASFGGVSSPGSLSPFTGLGAYNQNNNGNKPAGTSGDIHAHLSASLGSRGSTGSLKLSPQSSGRSTPVTSLGSMHLQHVRDQMVVALQRLKELEEQVKIIPVLKVKISVLQEEKRLLVCELKNQNDSEDINVSVSTEELGDTVQNDCINFKEFRQLTKEMQALERTIKGGHLQGLHGKSSLHSMSTRSVAVGTDEDIDTKSNRKKENKYAYTEQEEMRCIATQVCEDNLGIYTERDAELDAQQLIIGSLKEKMCYLEAELKESTLQTEMSRLKLELQAAGARNRADKASTATPSTASTSTEARPHTKSQGVGNHIELRDASTGIETEMKTVGVSCCRSELKNVSIGPDVPMTRWVVREQVETREKSVGVQVLTTSQGVGPHVKVCDAETNTEVPVENLGFKKGVSQCRSVACGDCSVNVIVSETKEVVSHGIATDPVKGIDLGIMAAPQTASQRTNTVCSSVSRFTNTRQAFNTDSSTNTILSTQDKHTNTPQTVTRTVSVGNVVRDVKCTPKTRTVGVGTAIVIGSPLKQSLNTVSVATRDTGVGFTNIYENYLVGLKTRNMASGPSHLPDPIKTRSVGVGEGRIWDFSNTASTPSPVTQPSTQSQWDPELNHYIEKLQRFLRDHQDLLTEDSTEQREGFIQPQCSQETKSSTKSSNNKVETHGGTEVHPLDSYPSAANREVQAMSQHSDDPSRCDKSNQGICQQSGSSDVKRMIQMLEQQTSSAMQDRSTNGSVPRAVMKKKSSDHGCSNNRKSMKFMRVTTGLEPVKSQDLSVTDKVFSEEMQKKGASNSRELPQEGAQARKGRSGTNKGPKGSGISHTPQRFKFSEKMLSACQALKMHLVDDKSLSSRDLHDSLQTLQQEWFFVSSQKAAVPDTVEDYLSAFRVISPSVLQHIANMADGNGNTALHYSVSHSNFGVVKKLLDAEVCNVNQQNKAGYTPIMLAALAAVDSPEDMRVVKELFTKGDVNAKASQAGQTALMLAVSHGRMDMVQALLAQGAQVNLQDDEGSTALMCASEHGHVDIVKLLLVQPDCDATLTDSDESTALSIALEAGHNEIAMLLYAHANFSKGQTGAAARLCGKSLPSPGGKNIFE; translated from the exons ATGGCCCAAGGCAGTTTCGTCTTGAGAAATATGCCAG GTCAAAACGCTGAAGACGGTCTTCCTAAATACTTGGACTCTGATTACAGTTTTCAGTCAAACTTGGACTACCTCAAGTGCGTGGAGAGTTTACAAACCAGCACCACCATTAAGCGATTAAGCCTTAAGAGGAGGCCCAGAGTGGCCTTGAATAATGTTGAACCAACACTCAGTGATGCTTCATCAAGCCAGTGGCACTCTGCAGAGTCTCTTTTATCGAGCAGTGATGACAGCAGATTACTGGCCGTGTCTAGCACACGAGGAcgacctcctcttcctccatcccACGGTTCCTCCTTGGATAACAAAGCCTGCAGGATTGAAGGTCCTACCACCTCCCACATGGAGTCAAAGCCTCAGCCTCCTGCAAGATCtcacattttacaaaaacaaagtTCTCTGGACGAAAAGAACATTGTAGAGACCCACAGATATTTACAACAGGAGGCAATGAGCCAGCCTCCACCTCAGCCCCTTCCCAGACGACGACTGGCCAGTTTTGGAGGAGTAAGTTCACCTGGATCACTCTCCCCTTTCACTGGCCTGGGTGCATATAATCAAAATAACAATGGGAACAAGCCTGCTGGCACTAGTGGTGATATTCATGCCCACCTGAGCGCTTCACTGGGCAGTAGAGGCAGCACAGGGAGTCTGAAGTTAAGTCCACAGAGCTCTGGTAGATCCACCCCAGTTACAAGTCTTGGCTCCATGCACCTGCAGCATGTTCGTGATCAAATGGTTGTTGCTTTGCAAAGGTTAAAGGAGCTGGAGGAGCAGGTTAAAATCATTCCTGTCTTAAAAGTAAAGATTTCAGTTCTTCAAGAGGAAAAGAGGCTACTTGTTTGTGAGCTTAAGAACCAGAATGACAGTGAGGATATAAATGTCAGTGTTAGTACTGAAGAGCTTGGAGATACAGTGCAGAATGACTGCATTAACTTCAAAGAGTTCAGGCAACTAACCAAAGAGATGCAAGCACTGGAAAGGACAATCAAGGGTGGACATTTGCAAGGATTACATGGAAAAAGTTCTTTACATAGCATGTCTACCAGGTCAGTGGCAGTTGGAACTGATGAAGATATAGATACGAAGTCTAAtcgaaaaaaggaaaataaatatgcATACACTGAACAGGAGGAGATGAGGTGCATAGCGACACAGGTTTGTGAAGATAATCTTGGCATTTACACAGAGAGGGATGCAGAGCTTGATGCTCAACAACTAATAATTGGTTCCTTAAAGGAAAAAATGTGTTACCTAGAAGCAGAATTGAAAGAATCAACTCTCCAGACAGAGATGAGCCGACTGAAATTGGAGCTTCAAGCTGCAGGAGCAAGAAACCGAGCTGATAAAGCATCCACTGCTACACCATCTACTGCAAGTACAAGCACTGAGGCCAGACCTCACACCAAAAGCCAGGGAGTGGGTAATCACATCGAGCTCCGAGATGCCAGCACAGGCATAGAGACAGAGATGAAGACTGTGGGAGTATCTTGTTGTAGGTCTGAGTTAAAAAATGTTAGCATTGGACCAGATGTGCCCATGACCCGCTGGGTGGTCAGAGAGCAAGTAGAGACCAGAGAAAAGAGTGTGGGAGTCCAGGTTTTAACAACTTCACAAGGAGTTGGCCCACATGTAAAAGTATGTGACGCAGAAACCAACACAGAGGTGCCAGTGGAGAATCTGGGATTTAAGAAAGGAGTGTCTCAGTGTCGCTCAGTGGCTTGCGGAGACTGTTCTGTAAATGTGATTGTCTCTGAGACAAAGGAAGTAGTTTCTCATGGTATAGCCACAGATCCGGTCAAAGGCATAGACCTGGGCATCATGGCAGCACCACAAACAGCTTCTCAGCGTACCAACACTGTGTGCAGTTCAGTGTCTCGCTTTACCAATACTAGACAAGCCTTTAACACAGACTCCAGCACAAATACTATCCTCAGCACCCAAGACAAGCACACCAATACTCCTCAGACTGTTACTAGGACGGTGTCTGTCGGAAATGTGGTCAGAGATGTTAAATGTACCCCAAAGACCCGCACAGTCGGTGTAGGGACCGCCATTGTTATAGGAAGTCCCTTAAAGCAGTCACTAAATACTGTGAGTGTGGCAACCCGGGACACTGGTGTTGGATTCACAAACATTTATGAGAATTACCTAGTTGGACTGAAAACACGAAACATGGCGTCCGGACCATCACATTTACCTGATCCCATAAAGACGAGGAGTGTTGGTGTCGGTGAGGGGAGGATTTGGGATTTTTCAAATACAGCCAGTACACCAAGTCCGGTGACACAGCCGTCGACACAGTCACAGTGGGACCCGGAGCTGAACCATTATATTGAAAAGCTGCAGCGGTTCCTCAGGGATCATCAGGACCTGCTCACAGAGGACAGCACTGAGCAGAGAGAGGGTTTTATCCAGCCACAATGCAGCCAAGAAACAAAGAGCTCCACCAAATCCTCCAATAACAAAGTTGAGACACATGGAGGAACAGAAGTCCATCCTTTGGATTCTTACCCATCAG CAGCCAACAGAGAAGTCCAGGCCATGTCTCAACATTCAGATGATCCTTCTAGGTGTGACAAATCAAATCAAGGAATCTGTCAACAGAGTGGTAGTTCAGATGTAAAAAGAATGATACAAATGTTAGAACAGCAGACGTCGTCAGCTATGCAAG aTAGGTCAACTAATGGCAGTGTCCCTCGGGCTGTAATGAAGAAAAAGAGCAGTGACCATGGCTGTAGCAACAACAGAAAGAGCATGAAATTTATGAGGGTGACCACAGG ATTGGAACCTGTTAAATCTCAGGATCTCTCCGTCACTGACAAGGTTTTCTCtgaggaaatgcaaaaaaaaggagCCAGCAATTCAAGGGAACTTCCTCAAGAAGGAGCACAAGCAAGAAAGGGCAGAAGTGGCACCAACAAGGGCCCAAAGGGATCTGGGATATCACATACACCACAGAG GTTTAAGTTCAGTGAAAAGATGCTCTCTGCTTGCCAAGCCTTAAAGATGCACCTGGTGGATGATAAAAGTTTATCCTCTAGAGACCTG CATGATTCTCTTCAAACACTCCAACAGGAGTGGTTCTTTGTGTCTAGTCAAAAGGCAGCTGTTCCTGACACTGTGGAGGACTACTTATCTGCTTTTCGAGTCATTTCACCATCAGTGTTGCAACATATAGCCAATATGGCAGATGGCAATGGAAACACAGCGCTTCACTACAGTGTCTCACACTCCAACTTTGGTGTTGTCAAGAAACTGCTTGATGCAG AGGTGTGTAATGTGAATCAGCAGAACAAGGCAGGCTACACACCCATCATGCTGGCTGCACTCGCAGCTGTGGATTCACCAGAGGACATGAGGGTGGTGAAggaactgtttacaaaaggaGACGTCAATGCCAAAGCCAGCCAG GCTGGACAGACCGCTCTGATGCTGGCTGTGAGCCACGGCAGGATGGACATGGTGCAGGCGCTCCTGGCACAGGGCGCACAGGTCAACCTCCAGGACGATGAGGGCTCCACGGCGTTGATGTGTGCAAGCGAGCATGGCCATGTGGACATAGTTAAACTTCTGCTGGTCCAGCCGGACTGTGATGCCACCCTTACCGACAGT GATGAAAGCACTGCCCTGTCCATTGCTTTAGAGGCAGGACATAATGAGATCGCGATGCTCCTTTATGCACATGCCAACTTCTCCAAAGGACAAACAGGA gcagctgctcgtctttgtGGCAAGTCACTGCCTTCACCTGGTGGAAAAAATATCTTTGAATGA
- the LOC115430763 gene encoding probable global transcription activator SNF2L2 isoform X3 codes for MEEDISLKKRKGDQHAEKEKEVQTGQETGEKVKRKRGRPPVEKMPPNPPELTRQLNTLVDMVINYKDGLGRQISKGFVQLPSKKEVPEYYELIRKPVDFRRIRERVRNHKYRSVGDLEKDIFLLCHNAQTYNLEGSQIYEDSIVIKSVFESARQRIVTDEEQKQTVSASHSDNGGRAEDQFVPSAVKSLPVQVKKGNKERSRTPMTKRLHSDLDSDEDVEDNTTKDEG; via the exons ATGGAGGAGGACATCAGTCTGAAGAAACGTAAAGGTGATCAACAtgcagagaaagagaaagaggtccaGACCGGACAGGAAACCGGCGAAAAGGTCAAAAGGAAGCGAGGACGTCCACCTGTGGAGAAAATGCCCCCAAATCCACCTGAGCTCACCAGACAGCTGAACACACTGGTGGACATGGTCATCAACTACAAGGACGG ATTGGGTCGACAGATCAGTAAAGGCTTTGTGCAACTTCCCTCTAAGAAGGAGGTACCCGAGTACTACGAGCTGATCCGAAAGCCTGTGGACTTCAGAAGGATCAGG GAGCGCGTACGTAATCATAAGTACAGAAGTGTGGGCGATTTGGAAAAGGATATTTTCCTCCTGTGTCACAACGCTCAGACTTACAACTTGGAAGGCTCTCAG ATCTATGAGGATTCAATTGTCATTAAGTCTGTTTTTGAGAGCGCGAGGCAGAGAATTGTCACAGATGAGGAGCAGAAACAGACAGTGAGCGCCAGTCACAGTGATAATGGCGGCAGAGCTGAAGACCAATTTGTCCCTTCAGCAG TCAAATCACTACCAGTCCAGGTAAAGAAGGGGAACAAGGAGAGAAGCAGAACTCCAATGACCAAGCGTCTCCACAGTGATCTAGACAGCGATGAGGATGTAGAGGATAATACCACAAAAGACGAAGGCTGA
- the LOC115430763 gene encoding probable global transcription activator SNF2L2 isoform X1 translates to MKRLAARRYAGLLILSPTAAADPDSQPADCTQPEAGENGSLEQMEEDISLKKRKGDQHAEKEKEVQTGQETGEKVKRKRGRPPVEKMPPNPPELTRQLNTLVDMVINYKDGLGRQISKGFVQLPSKKEVPEYYELIRKPVDFRRIRERVRNHKYRSVGDLEKDIFLLCHNAQTYNLEGSQIYEDSIVIKSVFESARQRIVTDEEQKQTVSASHSDNGGRAEDQFVPSAVKSLPVQVKKGNKERSRTPMTKRLHSDLDSDEDVEDNTTKDEG, encoded by the exons ATGAAGAGACTAGCAGCTCGCCGCTATGCTGGCTTGCTAATTCTCTCCCCCACAGCTGCAGCCGATCCTGATAGCCAGCCTGCAGACTGCACTCAG CCTGAAGCAGGAGAGAACGGTTCCTTGGAGCAGATGGAGGAGGACATCAGTCTGAAGAAACGTAAAGGTGATCAACAtgcagagaaagagaaagaggtccaGACCGGACAGGAAACCGGCGAAAAGGTCAAAAGGAAGCGAGGACGTCCACCTGTGGAGAAAATGCCCCCAAATCCACCTGAGCTCACCAGACAGCTGAACACACTGGTGGACATGGTCATCAACTACAAGGACGG ATTGGGTCGACAGATCAGTAAAGGCTTTGTGCAACTTCCCTCTAAGAAGGAGGTACCCGAGTACTACGAGCTGATCCGAAAGCCTGTGGACTTCAGAAGGATCAGG GAGCGCGTACGTAATCATAAGTACAGAAGTGTGGGCGATTTGGAAAAGGATATTTTCCTCCTGTGTCACAACGCTCAGACTTACAACTTGGAAGGCTCTCAG ATCTATGAGGATTCAATTGTCATTAAGTCTGTTTTTGAGAGCGCGAGGCAGAGAATTGTCACAGATGAGGAGCAGAAACAGACAGTGAGCGCCAGTCACAGTGATAATGGCGGCAGAGCTGAAGACCAATTTGTCCCTTCAGCAG TCAAATCACTACCAGTCCAGGTAAAGAAGGGGAACAAGGAGAGAAGCAGAACTCCAATGACCAAGCGTCTCCACAGTGATCTAGACAGCGATGAGGATGTAGAGGATAATACCACAAAAGACGAAGGCTGA
- the LOC115430763 gene encoding probable global transcription activator SNF2L2 isoform X2: MAGLRVIHPEAGENGSLEQMEEDISLKKRKGDQHAEKEKEVQTGQETGEKVKRKRGRPPVEKMPPNPPELTRQLNTLVDMVINYKDGLGRQISKGFVQLPSKKEVPEYYELIRKPVDFRRIRERVRNHKYRSVGDLEKDIFLLCHNAQTYNLEGSQIYEDSIVIKSVFESARQRIVTDEEQKQTVSASHSDNGGRAEDQFVPSAVKSLPVQVKKGNKERSRTPMTKRLHSDLDSDEDVEDNTTKDEG, encoded by the exons ATGGCAGGCTTGCGTGTGATTCAT CCTGAAGCAGGAGAGAACGGTTCCTTGGAGCAGATGGAGGAGGACATCAGTCTGAAGAAACGTAAAGGTGATCAACAtgcagagaaagagaaagaggtccaGACCGGACAGGAAACCGGCGAAAAGGTCAAAAGGAAGCGAGGACGTCCACCTGTGGAGAAAATGCCCCCAAATCCACCTGAGCTCACCAGACAGCTGAACACACTGGTGGACATGGTCATCAACTACAAGGACGG ATTGGGTCGACAGATCAGTAAAGGCTTTGTGCAACTTCCCTCTAAGAAGGAGGTACCCGAGTACTACGAGCTGATCCGAAAGCCTGTGGACTTCAGAAGGATCAGG GAGCGCGTACGTAATCATAAGTACAGAAGTGTGGGCGATTTGGAAAAGGATATTTTCCTCCTGTGTCACAACGCTCAGACTTACAACTTGGAAGGCTCTCAG ATCTATGAGGATTCAATTGTCATTAAGTCTGTTTTTGAGAGCGCGAGGCAGAGAATTGTCACAGATGAGGAGCAGAAACAGACAGTGAGCGCCAGTCACAGTGATAATGGCGGCAGAGCTGAAGACCAATTTGTCCCTTCAGCAG TCAAATCACTACCAGTCCAGGTAAAGAAGGGGAACAAGGAGAGAAGCAGAACTCCAATGACCAAGCGTCTCCACAGTGATCTAGACAGCGATGAGGATGTAGAGGATAATACCACAAAAGACGAAGGCTGA